The Tessaracoccus flavus genome includes the window TGCGACCCATGTCGATGATGGGCTCGACCGCCAGCAGGAGTCCGACACCCTCGAGGGGGAGCCCCAGAGTGGATAGCGTGAGCGTGAGCATGACGGTCGCGCCGGTGGTGCCGGCCGTCGCGGCCGAGCCGAGAACCGCGACGAACGCGATGAGCAGGTAGTGCGTCACGTTGAGATCGATACCGTAGAAGTTCGCCACGAAGATGGCGGCGATGGCGGGGAAGACCGACGCGCAGCCGTCCATCTTCGTCGTGGCACCGAGCGGCGCCACGAAGCTCGCGTAGCCGCGCTCCACGCCGAGGTTGCGCTCGATCACCTGCTCGGTGACGGGCATGGTCCCCATCGATGAGCGGGTGAAGAAGCCGAGCGTGATGGCGGGCCAGGCGTTGCGGTAGAACTGCCTGACCCCGAGACCGTTCAGCTTCAGGATCGTCGGGTAGACCACGAGCCAGACGATCGCCAGCCCGACGTAGAGCGCGACGACGAAGGCCCCTAGTGACGCCAGCGACGACCAGCCGTAGGTGGCCACGGCGCGGCCGATGAGGGCGGCGGTGCCGATAGGGGCGAGGCGGATGATCCACCAGAGCACCTTCTGGATGACGCTGAGCGCGGACTCCATGAAGCCGATGAACGGGGCGGCCTTGTCGCCCACCTTCACCGCGGCGATGCCGAAGAGGATGGAGACGAACAGGATCTGGAGCACCGAGAAGCTAGGCGAGGCGGTGACCGCACCCTCGCCGCTGGCCGAGGCGTTCACGCCGAGGCCCAGGAAGTTGCTCGGGATGATGCCGAGGATGAAAGCCGTCCAGGAGCCGACGCGGCTGGGCTCGGCTGCGGCATCACCGGACACGCCGGCGGTCAGCCACGGAGCGGAGAAGACCCCGACCAGAATGCCGACGATGACGCTCGCCAGGGCCGTGATCGCGAACCAGAGGAGAGTCTGGACGGCAAGGCGTGCCGCGTTGGCCACCTGGGTGAGGCGTGAGATGGAGGAGATGACGGCGGTGACCACCAGCGGCACCACGAGCAGCATGAGGAGCTTCACGTAGGCGCTGCCCACCTCGCTGAGAGTGGTGGTGAGCCAGTTGCGCTCGCCGTCGGCCGTGGGCCCGAGGCTCAGAGCGACGAGGCCGAGGATGAGGCCGGCGATGAGGCCGACGATGATCTGGAAGCCGAGGCCGGTGTAGAAGGGCTTGCGGGGTTCGACCGCACGCTCTGAGCGGCGTTCCGACAGGGACGTGGACATGGAGGTTTCCTTTGCTGGGGGAGGGGGATCGGGCGCACCACTGCGCGCGCCTCAACCGGATGAGGGGTCGTGGACCACCGTCAACAGGAGGTGCTGGTGACGCGGCAGAGATCGACCCAAGGTCGCCCGACGAGCAAAGCCATGGCTGAACCCTCCCATGAGCCGATCCCACGGGTCAAGCCGGTTCGCTGAGGGCTGAGCCGGGCGGGTCGTCGCCCGATCTGCGGCTGCTAGGCTGCGCGACGTGACCGACACCCCCCTCAGCCCCGGCGAGTCCATCGGTCTCCCGGCGGTCGGACCAGGCTCACTGGCGTCCTGGCGGTCGCGGGTCGCGGCCATGATCGGGGATTGGGCGGCGAGCATGATCGTCGCCACGCTCATCTTCGGCAGCGAGGTGCTGGTCGGCAACGACTGGCGCTCCTTCATGATCCTCACGGTCTACTTCGTCGAGGCCAGCGTGCTCACGGCGTTGACAGGCGCCTCCTTCGGTCAGCTCATCGCCCGCATCGGAATCATCCGACTGGACGGCCAGCCTCTTGGATGGTGGCGTCCAGTGGTCCGCACCGCACTGAAGTGTCTCGTGATTCCGGCGATTGTGATCGGAGCCGAGAGGCGAGGTCTGAACGACCTTCTCCTCGGCACCGTGGTCGTCAACAGGCGCCCCGCCGCGTGACGCGCTGACGCGCCCCTCGCCGGGAGACGGATCAGGGCTCGGCCGTCTCCAACCAGGCCTCTTCCAACTCGTCCCGGCGTGCCTCGGCCGTGCGGAGCTCGGCGCCCAGCTCCGCGAGCTTCTCGAAATCGCTGGCGTGGGCGGTCATCGCCTCGTGCAGCTGATCGATCTGACCCGTGACCTTGTCGAGCTGGCTCTCGATCCGCGTCAGGTCCTTCTTCCGCTGGCGTTCCGCGGCGGCGTCCGATTTGCCGGCAGGGGCCGTCGCGGGAGCGGGGGGTGCCGACTTGGCGCGGGCTCGTCGGTCGAGGTACTCGTCCACGCCGCCCGGCAGCATGACGCAGGAACCGTCGCCCAGCAGAGCGTAGGTGGCGTCAGTGATGCGCTCGAGGAAGTAGCGGTCGTGGCTCACGACGATGAGCGTGCCTGGCCAGCTGTCGAGGTAATCCTCGATAACGGTGAGGGTGTCGATGTCGAGGTCGTTCGTGGGCTCGTCGAGGATCAGCACATTCGGTTCGGTGAGCAGGAGCCGGAGAAACTGCAGCCGGCGACGCTCCCCGCCGCTGAGGTCGCCGATGCGTGCGACCAGCTTGTCTCCGGTGAAGCCGAATTCCTCGAGCAGCGATGACGCGGACGCGTCGCGGCCGGTGGCGAGCTTCGTCTCCTCCTTGAGCCTCTTGACGGAGGCCAGCACGCGATCCTCATCGTCCAGCTCTCCGACGGTCTGGGAGAGGTAGGCCAGACGGATCGTCTTGCCCCGCTTGATCTTTCCCGCGTGGGGTTCGCGTTCGTCGGCCAGAAGGTCAAGCAAGGTCGTCTTGCCCGCGCCGTTGACACCGACGAGCCCGATCCGGTCGCCGGGCCCGATCGACCAGGTCAGCTTGTCGAGCAGCACGCGGTCGGCGATGGCGTAGTCGACGTTGATGAGGTCGTAGACGTCCTTGCCGAGCCTGGTCACGGCGAAGGCCTGCAACGCGATCTTGTCGCGCGGCTCAGGTTCGCCGGCGATCAGCTGGTTGGCGGCGTCGATGCGGAACTTCGGCTTCGACGTCCGGGCCGGCGCTCCGCGACGGAGCCACGCCAGCTCCTTGCGCGCCAGGTTCTTGCGCCGCGCCTCGTTGGCCGACGCCTGGCGCTGGCGCTCGACGCGTGCCAGCACGTAGGCGGCGTACCCGCCGTCGTAGGCGTCGACGACCCCGTCGTGCACCTCCCAGATGCGGGTGCACACGGCGTCGAGGAACCAGCGGTCGTGGCTGACCACGAGCATCGCCAGCCCGGCCTTCACCCGGCCCTGGAGGTAGCTCGCCAGGAAGGCGATGGCCTCGACGTCGAGGTGGTTGGTGGGTTCGTCGAGGACGATGAGGTCGTGGTGGCCGAGGAGGACGGCTGCCAGCCCGACGCGGCGGCGCTCGCCGCCGGACAGGGTGTCCAGGCGTCGGTCCAGCTCCAGATCGGCCAGCAGCGACTCGACCACCGTGCGCTTGTCGGAATCCGCGGCCCACACGTGGTCGGGTTCGCCGTCGACGATCCAGTCGCGGATGCTCTGGTGATCGTCTCCGATCGTCTCCTGCGTGAGGACGCCGATGGAGGCGGTGTTGGAGATCGTCACGCGCCCCGCGTCCGGCGTGAGCCTGGCGGTGAGGATGCGCAGCAGGGTCGTCTTGCCGTCGCCGTTGCGGCCGACGACGCCGATCACCTCTCCGGCGCCCAGCCCGAGGGACACGTCATCGAGCAGAATCCGGGTGCCGAATCCGTGCGTGACGGACTCGAGGTTGACGAGGTTCGCCACCGCGGATCAGCGGCCCCGCATGGCGGAGCGGGCGCCCTTCGTGTTGATGACGCCCTTGGGGATCGGCGCCTTGGGTCGCATCGCGTCGAGGGCCCGGAGGCGCTGGTTGACCTCGACGATCTTCGCCGGCGTGAGTGACTTCGGCAGCTTCTTGATGTGGTCGGCGAGTTTGTCCAGGGGAACCTGGCCGGCGCCCTTGCCCATCTGGATGGTCTTTACCTCGACCCCGTAGGCCACCTGCTCGTGCTTGCGCTTCTCGCTGGCCAGCAGGGGGCGGAGACGGCCGGGGTCGCCCTCGCCGATGAGCACGAGGCCGCCGGGGCCGATCGTGCGGTGGACGGCGTCCATGTGGCGGGTGGCCGTGATGACCGGAGTCGAGACCCACTTCTTCGGCAGCATCTGCAGCGCCACCTCCGCGGAACCCGCCTGCCCTTCGTAGCGCCGGTAAATGGCCTTGCGGGCGCGGATCGCGAAGATGCCCATCGCAGCCAGCAGGCCGGCAGAGACCCCGAGGATGCCCCAGATGAGCGGGGAGTCCAGGAGGAAACCGACGACGAGCAGGAGGGCGAAGACCAGGACGAAGGATCCGATCATGAACCAGGGCAGCTGCTTGTCGTACTGCGCCGTGACCTTGTAGGTCTCCGTCAGCTGGCGCCAACGGCCCCAGTCTGCGGGGTTGGTCGAGTTCTTCTTGGCTTCCTTCATCGCCTTGAGCTCGGCCTTCTGCTTGGCTGCTAGCTCCTTGGCTCTTTCGCTGGCCATCTCAACTACCTCTGCATCGTGTTACGGGCGTCCATCGCGGTGCGGTACAGGCGACCGGCCCGATAGGACGAGCGGACCAGCGGCCCGGACAGCACGCCAGAATATCCGATCTCGCGGGCTTCATCCGCCAGCTCGTCGAACTCCTCCGGTGTCACCCAACGCTCGATGGGATGGAGGGTGGCGTTGGGCCGCAGGTACTGGGTGATGGTGATGAGTTCGGTGCCGGCGTCGTGGAGATCTCGGAGGGTCTGGCTGATCTCGTCGCGGGTCTCGCCCATCCCGAGGATGAGGTTGGATTTGGTCACCAGCCCGGCCGAGCGCGACATCGTCAGGACCTCCAGCGACCGCTCGTAGCGGAACCCGGGGCGGATCCGCTTGAAGATCCGCGGCACCGTCTCGACGTTGTGCGCGAAGACCTCCGGTCGTGCGTCGAACAGTTGCCCGAGCAGCTCAGGTTTGCCGGAGAAATCCGGCGCGAGCATCTCCACCCCCACGCCGGGGTTGACCGCGTGGATCTGCCGGATGGTCTCCGCGTAGAGCCAGGCGCCCTCGTCGGCGAGGTCGTCGCGGCAGACGCCGGTCACCGTGGCGTAGCGCAGCCCCATCTTCTTGACGGAGGCGGCGACTCGCAACGGTTCGGACGGGTCGTAGCCTTCGGGCTTGGCTGACTCGATCTGGCAGAAGTCGCAGCGGCGTGTGCACTGATCGCCGCCGATGAGGAACGTCGATTCCCGGTCTTCCCAGCACTCGTAGATGTTGGGGCAGCCCGCCTCCTGGCAGACGGTGTGCAGGTCACCCTCGCGCACGATCGTCTGGAGGTCCGAGTAGTTCGGCCCCATCTTCGCTGTGGTCTTGATCCACGCGGGCTTGCGTTCGATCGGGGTCTCGGCGTTCTTCGCCTCGACCCGCAGCAGGCGGCGTCCATCTGGCTTAACTGCGGTCACGTGCCCAGCCTAGTCGGTGTTGTCCAAGCTTCCACCGTCCGGGAGCGCCCGTCGCGCTCGGATGGGCTGGTGCCCAGCCTCCTCGGCCTGGCTGCCTGGTGCCGGATCGGATACTGCGCCCGGCAGGGAGGGGCGGTGCCTCCGTTCAGATCACTGCTGGCTCTTGTGTTGGTGGATGGGGCGGGCAACTGATCAGCTGGACGAGACACCGCCGCTGCTCACCATCTCGAGGGCGCGGCGCAGATGGGGTTCGAGGGCCTCCGCCACCGCTGAGACCGACCACGGCCACGCGAGTTCCTCGACGAGCGACGTCACCCCGGCGTCGGCGATGCCGCACGGCACGATGTTGCAGAACCGCTCGGCGCTGCTGAGGACGTTGAGGGCGAAGCCGTGCATGGTGGTGCGCCTGGCCACGCGCACCCCGATGGCGCAGATCTTCCGCTCGGGGCGCTCGCCCTCGGCGGGTAGCCATACCCCGGTGCGGCCCGGAACCCGCCCGGCCGATAGCCCGTAGCCCTCGAGCAGATCAATCACGGCACCCTCCAGGGCCCGCACGTAGTCCACCACTCCGACGCCGTCGCGGAGCGGCACGATCGGGTACCCGACCAGTTGCCCGGGGCCGTGGTAGGTGATCTCGCCGCCGCGGTCGACGGGCACCACGGGGGTGCCGTCCTTCGGGTAGTCGCTCAGCTTCGTCCGGCGCCCCGCGGTGTAGACGGGGGCGTGCTCGACGAGGATGACATGGCCGGGGCGCGTTGCGTCGGCGACGGTCGCGTGCACGGCGCGCTGGTGATCCCACACCTGGTAGTAGTCGAGGGGACCGGATGCGGTGAGGTACTCGAACGTCAGCATCACAGCACCGCCGCCGCGACCGAGACCAGCGGCGGCGCCAGCAGGAGGGCCGGCAGTAGATCTCCCACGGGCACCTGCTTGAGATCGAGCAGGCGGAGCGCGAGACCCAGCAGGATCACGCCCCCCGTCGCGGTGAGCGCGTCGACCTGCGCGACGGTCAGCACGTCCCCGGCGAAGTATCCGAGCGCGGTCAGCGACCCCTGGATGAGGGCGACCGTCCCGGCCGACGCGAGCACCCCCCAGCCGAGGGTCGAGGCGAAAGCCATCGCAGCGAAACCGTCGAGCACGGACTTGACCAGCAGCTGCTCGGCACCACGGCCGAGCCCGTCGGAGAGCGAGCCGAGAATAGCCAGGGGGCCGACGCAGAACACCAGCGTCGACGTCACCAGGCCGTCCACGAAGCGTGCCGCGTCTCCGGAGGCGGTGAACCGGCCACGCAACCATGTTGCACCCTGCTCGAGCCGGTACTCGACCTGCAGCCACGAACCGACAAGCGCCCCCACGAGGAGGGACGCGAGCACGATGATCATCGCGAACGACCCGACGGCTCCGGTCAGGTCGGCGCTGGTCATCGACACCACCGACATCCCGCCGATCACGACGGTGAACAGCCCGAGCACGGAGGTGATGGTCTCCTTGGTGCGGTCCGGAATGCGGTTGCCGAGAGCCAGCCCCAGGAGGGCCCCGACGACCACGGTGGCGACGTTGACGACCGTCCCGATTCCGATGAACACGGGCCCGATTCAACCAGAAAGGCGAGACGCCCCGGGACGGGTGTCCCAGGGCGTCTGGCGTCAGCGTGCGTCAGAGGCCGAGTTCGCCGCCGAAGTCGCCGTCTTCGAGGCGCTCCTTGACTGCCGACAGGAACCGTGCCGCCATGGCGCCGTCGATGAGACGGTGGTCGTAGCTCATCGACAGGTACATCATGTGACGGATCGCGATCGACTCGTTGCCGAAGCGGTCCTCCACCACCACGGGACGCTTGGCGAGCGCCCCGGTGCCGAGGATCGCCACCTGCGGCTGGTTGATGATGGGGGTGTCGAACAGCGTGCCGGCCGAACCGTAGTTCGTGATCGTGAAGGTACCGCCGGACAGCTCGTCGGGGGCGACCTTGCTGCTGCGCGTGCGGGCGGCGAGGTCGGCGATCTTCTTGGCGAGGCCGGTGAGGTTGAGCGTGCCGGCGTCCTTGATCACGGGCACCAGCAGACCCTTCTCGGTGTCCACCGCGATGCCGACGTGCTCGCCGTCGGCGTAGGTGACGGTGCCCGCCTCCGTGTCGATGGTGGCGTTGACGATGGGGAACGCCTTGAGCGCCTCCACCGCGGCCATCGTGATGAACGGGAGGTAGGACAGGGATGCGCCCTCGCGCTTCTTGAAGTCGTCCTTCACCTGGTTGCGGATGTGGCTGATGGCCGTCACGTCGACCTCCACGGTCGCGGTGAGCTGCGCCGACACCTGCAACGACTCGACCATGCGGCTGGCGATCGTCTTGCGCAGACGCGAGAGCTTCTCCGTGGTGCCACGCACCTGCTCGGAGCCCTCGGCCGCGGCCTTCTTCGGCTCATCCTTGGCGGGTGCGGCGGCGGGCTTCTTCTCCTCGGCGGGAGCCTGCTTGGCGGCCTCGGCCGCGTCCAGGACGTCCTGCTTGCGGATGCGGCCGCCGACGCCGGTGCCCTTGACGGACGACAGGTCGACGCCGTGCTCCTTGGCCATCTTCCGCACGAGCGGGGTGACGTAAGTACCGTCGCCCGACGACTCCGCGGCACGCCTGGCCACAGCGGCCTCGACTGCGGGGGAGTGCTCGACCTTCGCCTCTTCCTTGGGCTCGGGCTTCGGCTCTTCCTTGGGCTCGGGCTTGGGCTCTTCCTTGGGCTTGGGCTTCGGCTCTTCCTTGGGCTCTTCCTTCGGCTCGGGCTGCGCCGGCGTCGGGTCGGTCTCTTCCTTGGGCTCGGGTTCGGCGGAGGCGTCCCCGATGACCGCGAGGACGGCGCCCACCTCGGCGACATCGTCTTCCTTGAAGCGGATCTCCAGGAGGGTGCCGGCGGCGGGGCTGGGGATCTCGGTGTCGACCTTGTCGGTGGACACCTCCAGCAGCGGCTCGTCGGCCTCGACGGTGTCGCCGATCTCCTTCAGCCAGCGCGAGATGGTCCCTTCTGTCACCGACTCACCGAGCGCGGGGAGCGTGACCTCGACGCCGGACGACGATGCGGCCGCCGTCGGCTTGTCATGGGCCTGCTCGGGCTCGGGCTCTTCCTCGGGTGTGGCGACCTCGACGGGCTCCTCCTCGGCCGCATCGTCGGCGTCGTCGGGGGCTGCCTCCTCGGCAACGGGCGCGGCCGCAGGCTCGTCGTCGGACGGGGCGTCGTCAGCATCGCCGATGATCGCCAACACGGCGCCCACCTCGGCGACGTCGTCTTCCTCGAACTTGATCTCCAGGAGCGTCCCTGCCACAGGGCTCGGGATTTCGGTGTCGACCTTGTCGGTGGAGACTTCGAGCAGCGGCTCGTCGGCCTCGACGGTGTCTCCGACGGCCTTCAACCAGCGTGAGATGGTGCCTTCTGTGACGGACTCGCCCAGTGCCGGGAGGGTGACTTCGGTTGACATGTGAGTGTGGCTCCTTTGCGTACCGCGGTAATGGGTCCAGCCTATATGCGTTTCAGCCGTGGATGTGCAGGGGTTGTCCAGCGAGCGCCCAGTTGGCCTCCGCAAGCGCCTCGCTCAGGGTGGGGTGCGGGTGGATGATCCCGGCCACGTCCTCGGGCGTGGCGTGCCAGCCGACGAGGAGGGCACCCTCGGCGATGAGTTCGGAGACGTCCTCGCCGACGGCGTGCAGCCCCACAATGCGTCCGTCGGCTGCTCGCACCATACGCACCACGCCGCTTTCGCGCTCCCCGGGAGCGCGCAGAATCTGTGCGCGTCCGTTGCCCGTCAGGTGGTAGTCCACCGAATCGGCACCCGCCCCCGCCGCCTCCAATGTGACGCCTACCGAGGCGAGCTGGGGGCTCGAATAGACCACCCGGGGGATGTCGACGTCGCGAACCGGAGTGGGTTTGCGTGGGTGCCTTCCCAGGTTGTGCGCGATCCGCTCGGCGACGAAGATGCCGTGCGCATAGCCCCGGTGGGCCAGCTGCGGGCCGGGCACCAGGTCGCCCGCGGCGTACACGTTGCGTGCGGCCGTCTGGAGGTTGCCGTCGACGACGACGTGACCGCTGGGGCTCAGAGTCACCCCCGCCTCCTCGAGGCCGATCCCCGACGTGACGGGGCGCCTGCCCGCCGCGATGAGGAGCAGTTCCGCGGAGACGGAATCCGAGCCGGCCGACACCCGCACCCCGCCGTCCGTTGCTTCGGCAGAGGTCGCCGGCGCGCCGAGGCGGATGTCGACGCCGCGCCGCTCCAGTTCCCTGCGCAGGACGCGGACGTGCCCGGGTTCCTCGCCGGGGAGCAGTCTGTCGGTGGCTTCCAGCAGCGTGACGCTGACGCCGAGATCGGCCCAGAGGGAGGCGAACTCGACGCCGATGACTCCGCCGCCGAGCACGATCGCCGTCTCCGGCAGCGTGCTGAGCCGGAGCGCGTGGTTGCTGGTCAGGATGCGCTCGCCGTCGATGTCGAACCCCAGCGTGGCGGGCGCCGCGCCGGTGGCCACGAGCACGGCGCTTGCACGGTGGAGAGCGTCGGGCGTCCG containing:
- a CDS encoding dicarboxylate/amino acid:cation symporter, translating into MSTSLSERRSERAVEPRKPFYTGLGFQIIVGLIAGLILGLVALSLGPTADGERNWLTTTLSEVGSAYVKLLMLLVVPLVVTAVISSISRLTQVANAARLAVQTLLWFAITALASVIVGILVGVFSAPWLTAGVSGDAAAEPSRVGSWTAFILGIIPSNFLGLGVNASASGEGAVTASPSFSVLQILFVSILFGIAAVKVGDKAAPFIGFMESALSVIQKVLWWIIRLAPIGTAALIGRAVATYGWSSLASLGAFVVALYVGLAIVWLVVYPTILKLNGLGVRQFYRNAWPAITLGFFTRSSMGTMPVTEQVIERNLGVERGYASFVAPLGATTKMDGCASVFPAIAAIFVANFYGIDLNVTHYLLIAFVAVLGSAATAGTTGATVMLTLTLSTLGLPLEGVGLLLAVEPIIDMGRTALNVTGQALVPTIVGKREKVLDRGIYDAKPVFSA
- a CDS encoding RDD family protein encodes the protein MTDTPLSPGESIGLPAVGPGSLASWRSRVAAMIGDWAASMIVATLIFGSEVLVGNDWRSFMILTVYFVEASVLTALTGASFGQLIARIGIIRLDGQPLGWWRPVVRTALKCLVIPAIVIGAERRGLNDLLLGTVVVNRRPAA
- a CDS encoding ABC-F family ATP-binding cassette domain-containing protein, which translates into the protein MANLVNLESVTHGFGTRILLDDVSLGLGAGEVIGVVGRNGDGKTTLLRILTARLTPDAGRVTISNTASIGVLTQETIGDDHQSIRDWIVDGEPDHVWAADSDKRTVVESLLADLELDRRLDTLSGGERRRVGLAAVLLGHHDLIVLDEPTNHLDVEAIAFLASYLQGRVKAGLAMLVVSHDRWFLDAVCTRIWEVHDGVVDAYDGGYAAYVLARVERQRQASANEARRKNLARKELAWLRRGAPARTSKPKFRIDAANQLIAGEPEPRDKIALQAFAVTRLGKDVYDLINVDYAIADRVLLDKLTWSIGPGDRIGLVGVNGAGKTTLLDLLADEREPHAGKIKRGKTIRLAYLSQTVGELDDEDRVLASVKRLKEETKLATGRDASASSLLEEFGFTGDKLVARIGDLSGGERRRLQFLRLLLTEPNVLILDEPTNDLDIDTLTVIEDYLDSWPGTLIVVSHDRYFLERITDATYALLGDGSCVMLPGGVDEYLDRRARAKSAPPAPATAPAGKSDAAAERQRKKDLTRIESQLDKVTGQIDQLHEAMTAHASDFEKLAELGAELRTAEARRDELEEAWLETAEP
- a CDS encoding DUF4191 domain-containing protein; the encoded protein is MASERAKELAAKQKAELKAMKEAKKNSTNPADWGRWRQLTETYKVTAQYDKQLPWFMIGSFVLVFALLLVVGFLLDSPLIWGILGVSAGLLAAMGIFAIRARKAIYRRYEGQAGSAEVALQMLPKKWVSTPVITATRHMDAVHRTIGPGGLVLIGEGDPGRLRPLLASEKRKHEQVAYGVEVKTIQMGKGAGQVPLDKLADHIKKLPKSLTPAKIVEVNQRLRALDAMRPKAPIPKGVINTKGARSAMRGR
- the lipA gene encoding lipoyl synthase: MTAVKPDGRRLLRVEAKNAETPIERKPAWIKTTAKMGPNYSDLQTIVREGDLHTVCQEAGCPNIYECWEDRESTFLIGGDQCTRRCDFCQIESAKPEGYDPSEPLRVAASVKKMGLRYATVTGVCRDDLADEGAWLYAETIRQIHAVNPGVGVEMLAPDFSGKPELLGQLFDARPEVFAHNVETVPRIFKRIRPGFRYERSLEVLTMSRSAGLVTKSNLILGMGETRDEISQTLRDLHDAGTELITITQYLRPNATLHPIERWVTPEEFDELADEAREIGYSGVLSGPLVRSSYRAGRLYRTAMDARNTMQR
- the lipB gene encoding lipoyl(octanoyl) transferase LipB — protein: MLTFEYLTASGPLDYYQVWDHQRAVHATVADATRPGHVILVEHAPVYTAGRRTKLSDYPKDGTPVVPVDRGGEITYHGPGQLVGYPIVPLRDGVGVVDYVRALEGAVIDLLEGYGLSAGRVPGRTGVWLPAEGERPERKICAIGVRVARRTTMHGFALNVLSSAERFCNIVPCGIADAGVTSLVEELAWPWSVSAVAEALEPHLRRALEMVSSGGVSSS
- a CDS encoding DUF554 domain-containing protein; translation: MFIGIGTVVNVATVVVGALLGLALGNRIPDRTKETITSVLGLFTVVIGGMSVVSMTSADLTGAVGSFAMIIVLASLLVGALVGSWLQVEYRLEQGATWLRGRFTASGDAARFVDGLVTSTLVFCVGPLAILGSLSDGLGRGAEQLLVKSVLDGFAAMAFASTLGWGVLASAGTVALIQGSLTALGYFAGDVLTVAQVDALTATGGVILLGLALRLLDLKQVPVGDLLPALLLAPPLVSVAAAVL
- the sucB gene encoding 2-oxoglutarate dehydrogenase, E2 component, dihydrolipoamide succinyltransferase, with product MSTEVTLPALGESVTEGTISRWLKAVGDTVEADEPLLEVSTDKVDTEIPSPVAGTLLEIKFEEDDVAEVGAVLAIIGDADDAPSDDEPAAAPVAEEAAPDDADDAAEEEPVEVATPEEEPEPEQAHDKPTAAASSSGVEVTLPALGESVTEGTISRWLKEIGDTVEADEPLLEVSTDKVDTEIPSPAAGTLLEIRFKEDDVAEVGAVLAVIGDASAEPEPKEETDPTPAQPEPKEEPKEEPKPKPKEEPKPEPKEEPKPEPKEEAKVEHSPAVEAAVARRAAESSGDGTYVTPLVRKMAKEHGVDLSSVKGTGVGGRIRKQDVLDAAEAAKQAPAEEKKPAAAPAKDEPKKAAAEGSEQVRGTTEKLSRLRKTIASRMVESLQVSAQLTATVEVDVTAISHIRNQVKDDFKKREGASLSYLPFITMAAVEALKAFPIVNATIDTEAGTVTYADGEHVGIAVDTEKGLLVPVIKDAGTLNLTGLAKKIADLAARTRSSKVAPDELSGGTFTITNYGSAGTLFDTPIINQPQVAILGTGALAKRPVVVEDRFGNESIAIRHMMYLSMSYDHRLIDGAMAARFLSAVKERLEDGDFGGELGL
- a CDS encoding FAD-dependent oxidoreductase — translated: MSDAYDLAILGAGSAGYACALRAATLGLSVVMIDEAEVGGTCLHRGCIPTKAWLHAAKVRRTVSKAPSFGIGAELGDTDAEAIRAYADGVVSGLHRGLTGLLKSRGVTVVAARGSLEVSDAGPAIRTPDALHRASAVLVATGAAPATLGFDIDGERILTSNHALRLSTLPETAIVLGGGVIGVEFASLWADLGVSVTLLEATDRLLPGEEPGHVRVLRRELERRGVDIRLGAPATSAEATDGGVRVSAGSDSVSAELLLIAAGRRPVTSGIGLEEAGVTLSPSGHVVVDGNLQTAARNVYAAGDLVPGPQLAHRGYAHGIFVAERIAHNLGRHPRKPTPVRDVDIPRVVYSSPQLASVGVTLEAAGAGADSVDYHLTGNGRAQILRAPGERESGVVRMVRAADGRIVGLHAVGEDVSELIAEGALLVGWHATPEDVAGIIHPHPTLSEALAEANWALAGQPLHIHG